One Peromyscus leucopus breed LL Stock chromosome 2, UCI_PerLeu_2.1, whole genome shotgun sequence DNA window includes the following coding sequences:
- the LOC114697148 gene encoding LOW QUALITY PROTEIN: heterogeneous nuclear ribonucleoprotein A3-like (The sequence of the model RefSeq protein was modified relative to this genomic sequence to represent the inferred CDS: substituted 1 base at 1 genomic stop codon), with translation MEVKLALGRPHPDSGRRRRHXGKEGHDIKEPEQLRKLFIGGLSFETTDDRLREHFEKWDTLTDCVVMRDPQTKCSRGSGFVTYSCVEEVDAAMCARPHKVDGRVVEPRRAVSREDSVKPGAHLTMKNIFVGGIKEDTEEYNLRDYFEKYGKIEITEVMEDRLTQSGKKRGFAFVSFGDHDTVDKIVVQKYHTINGHNYDVKKALSKQEMQSAGSQRGCGGGSGNFMGRGGNFGGGGGNFGRGGNFGGSGGYGGGGGGSRGSYGGGDGGYNGFGGDGNYGGGGNYNDFENYSGQQQSNYGPMKRGSFGGRSSGSPYGGGDGSGGGSGGYGSRRFKKKSRKGLQFLAGERARSSQESCRLL, from the exons ATGGAGGTAAAACTGGCACTCGGTCGCCCCCATCCTGACTCCGGCCGTCGCCGCCGCCACTAGGGGAAGGAGGGCCATGATATAAAGGAACCAGAACAGTTGAGGAAGCTGTTTATTGGTGGTCTGAGCTTTGAAACCACAGATGATCGCTTAAGAGAACATTTTGAGAAATGGGACACACTTACAGACTGTGTGGTAATGAGAGATCCCCAAACAAAATGTTCCAGGGGCTCTGGTTTTGTGACCTACTCTTGTGTTGAAGAGGTGGATGCTGCAATGTGTGCTCGGCCACACAAGGTTGATGGGCGTGTGGTGGAGCCAAGGAGAGCTGTTTCTAGAGAGGATTCTGTAAAGCCCGGTGCCCATTTAACCATGAAGAATATTTTTGTTGGTGGTATTAAAGAAGATACAGAAGAATATAATCTGAGAGACTACTTTGAAAAGTATGGCAAAATCGAAATCACAGAAGTTATGGAAGACAGGCtga cacagagtggaaaaaagagaggatTTGCTTTTGTATCTTTTGGTGATCATGACACAGTTGATAAAATTGTTGTTCAGAAATACCACACTATTAATGGACATAATTATGACGTGAAAAAGGCCCTTTCTAAACAAGAGATGCAATCTGCTGGATCACAGAGAGGTTGTGGAGGTGGATCTGGCAACTTTATGGGTCGTGGAGGAAActttggaggtggtggaggtaATTTTGGCCGTGGTGGAAACTTTGGTGGAAGCGGAGGctatggtggtggaggtggtggcagcagaggtagttatggaggtggtgatggtggatatAATGGATTTGGAGGTGATG GTAActatggtggtggtgggaactaTAATGACTTTGAAAATTATAGTGGACAACAGCAATCAAATTATGGGCCCATGAAAAGGGGCAGTTTTGGTGGAAGAAGCTCAGGCAGTCCCTATGGTGGTGGCGATGGATCTGGTGGTGGAAGTGGTGGGTATGGTAGcagaaggtttaaaaaaaaaagcagaaaagggcTACAGTTCTTAGCAGGAGAGAGAGCGAGGAGTAGTCAGGAAAGCTGCAGGTTACTTTGA